One genomic window of Pagrus major chromosome 22, Pma_NU_1.0 includes the following:
- the mrpl19 gene encoding large ribosomal subunit protein bL19m, whose translation MAACVKGLDKFMFSLRLLRNLQLQNERFLSTSVCRFAAGGFTPPSKPVIIDKTQTVASTRKHLSPEFIPPRERTNPFKFFIERKDMIRRRKVLNIPEFYVGSILAVTMADPNASGKANRFVGICIQRGGHGLGATFVVRNIIDNQGVEICYELYSPRIQQIEVLKLEKRLDDNLMYLRDALPEYSTVDPNMKPEPCSPTGEVPVSTLKVRMRPKPWSKRWERPKFNIQGIRFDRSLTPEKMEHAQKWAEPWREYDMLKEYDTSKLEEQILSEVQREMSK comes from the exons ATGGCAGCCTGTGTGAAAGGGCTCGACAAATTCATGTTCTCGCTGAGGTTATTACGAAACCTCCAGCTCCAAAATGAAC GGTTCCTGTCCACCTCTGTGTGTcgttttgctgcaggagggttcACCCCTCCATCTAAACCTGTCATCATAGATAAAACACAGACTGTGGCATCTACGCGAAA gCATCTGAGCCCAGAGTTCATCCCTCCCAGAGAGAGAACGAACCCGTTCAAGTTTTTCATTGAGAGGAAAGACATGATCCGCAGGAGGAAAGTGCTCAATATCCCTGAATTCTACGTAG GGAGTATCCTGGCAGTGACCATGGCCGACCCTAATGCCAGTGGGAAAGCAAACCGCTTTGTTGGCATCTGTATCCAGAGGGGTGGACATGGGCTAGGAGCCACATTTGTCGTGAGGAACATCATTGACAACCAAG GTGTGGAGATCTGCTATGAGCTGTACAGCCCTCGTATCCAGCAGATTGAAGTGCTGAAGCTGGAGAAGAGGCTGGATGACAATCTGATGTACCTGAGAGACGCTCTGCCGGAGTACAGCACTGTGGACCCGAACATGAAGCCGGAGCCCTGCTCCCCCACAGGAGAGGTGCCTGTCAGCACG CTGAAGGTAAGGATGCGCCCAAAGCCATGGTCCAAACGCTGGGAACGACCCAAGTTCAACATCCAGGGCATACGCTTCGATCGGTCCCTGACTCCAGAGAAGATGGAGCACGCCCAGAAGTGGGCAGAGCCTTGGCGGGAGTACGACATGCTGAAGGAGTATGACACATCCAAACTGGAAGAGCAGATCCTCAGTGAGGTCCAGCGGGAGATGAGCAAGTGA